A genomic segment from Alkalilimnicola ehrlichii MLHE-1 encodes:
- a CDS encoding REP-associated tyrosine transposase yields the protein MDLLEPVYRPGGTFFFTLATGRRQPHFRNPLQVQYLRTALRQVMRDHPFHIVGAVVMPDHLHTVWTLPDEDHAGRWKRVKLRVSRAAGLRGYWDPAVRSLPLESPAALRETLDRLHADPVRHGLADAPADWPQSSFRFWVKRGLYAQDWQPEPAGTR from the coding sequence ATGGATTTACTGGAACCCGTATACCGTCCCGGTGGTACCTTCTTTTTCACCCTGGCCACCGGGCGCCGTCAGCCCCATTTCCGTAACCCCCTTCAGGTGCAGTACCTGCGCACGGCGTTGCGCCAGGTGATGCGCGACCATCCCTTCCACATCGTCGGTGCGGTGGTGATGCCGGACCATCTGCATACGGTGTGGACGTTGCCGGACGAGGATCATGCCGGGCGCTGGAAGCGGGTCAAGCTGCGGGTGTCGCGCGCGGCGGGGTTACGGGGGTACTGGGACCCGGCGGTGCGCAGTCTCCCGCTGGAGTCCCCGGCGGCGCTGCGTGAGACCCTGGACCGCCTGCACGCGGACCCGGTGCGCCACGGCCTGGCCGACGCCCCGGCGGACTGGCCGCAGAGCTCCTTCCGGTTTTGGGTCAAGCGGGGCTTGTATGCCCAGGACTGGCAGCCGGAGCCAGCCGGCACCCGGTAG
- the prlC gene encoding oligopeptidase A, with translation MSDNPLLHDEPLPPFPEIQPEHVEPAIDELLAHCRQTLREVLERGDWTWDGLVAPLEAADERLSRAWSPVSHMNAVVNSEALRAAYNACLPKLSAYATEVGQNAELCAAFHALRDSEEYQALDSAQQRTIDNALRDFRLSGVDLPADQKQRYGEIAQRLSELSAKFGENVLDATNAWHKDLSDAEVLSGLPDSSLALARQTAERAGVEGYRINLEFPSFFAVITYADDRALRREVYEAWSTRASERGPHGGQWDNLPLMEEILALRHEKARLLGYDNFAELSLAKKMAGSTDEVLGFLNDLAERARPRAEDELAELRRFAGEELGLTDLQAWDIPYASEKLRQARFQLSDEDLRPYFPAERVMAGLFEVVQRLYGLHIEERQGVPVWHEDVRYYEIRDRDGDLRGAFYTDLYARPHKRGGAWMDECRARMRQGERVQVPVAYLTCNFTPAVGDQPALLTHGEVTTLFHEFGHGLHHMLTRVEAPAVAGIRGVAWDAVELPSQFMENWCWEREALDLFAAHYQTGARIPEDLFRRMRAARNFQSAMQMVRQLEFSLFDFRLHAGYDPERGARIYPLLEEVREQVAVVRPPEWNRFANSFGHIFAGGYAAGYYSYKWAEVLSADAYSRFEEEGIFNQQAGHEFMTHILEKGGSEDPMVLFRNFRGRAPRIDALLRHSGLAA, from the coding sequence ATGAGCGACAATCCGCTGCTGCACGACGAGCCGCTGCCGCCCTTCCCCGAGATCCAGCCCGAGCACGTGGAGCCGGCCATCGACGAGTTGCTGGCCCACTGCCGGCAGACCCTGCGTGAGGTGCTGGAGCGGGGCGACTGGACCTGGGACGGGCTGGTGGCGCCGCTGGAGGCCGCCGACGAGCGCCTGAGCCGGGCTTGGTCGCCGGTCTCGCATATGAACGCGGTGGTTAACAGCGAGGCGCTGCGCGCCGCCTACAATGCCTGTCTGCCCAAGCTCAGCGCTTACGCCACCGAAGTGGGGCAGAACGCCGAACTGTGCGCCGCCTTCCACGCCCTGCGCGACAGTGAGGAGTACCAGGCGCTGGATAGTGCCCAGCAGCGCACCATCGACAATGCCCTGCGCGACTTCCGCCTCTCAGGCGTGGACCTGCCGGCGGACCAGAAGCAACGCTACGGAGAGATCGCCCAACGCCTGTCCGAGCTCTCCGCCAAGTTCGGCGAGAACGTACTCGACGCCACCAACGCCTGGCACAAGGACCTGTCGGACGCGGAGGTCCTGTCCGGCCTGCCCGACTCCTCCCTGGCGCTGGCCCGGCAGACCGCTGAGCGCGCCGGAGTCGAGGGCTACCGGATCAACCTGGAGTTCCCCAGCTTCTTCGCGGTCATCACCTACGCCGACGACCGCGCGCTGCGCCGCGAGGTTTACGAGGCCTGGAGCACCCGGGCCTCCGAGCGGGGGCCCCACGGCGGCCAATGGGACAACCTGCCGCTGATGGAGGAGATCCTGGCCCTGCGCCACGAGAAGGCGCGGCTGCTGGGGTACGACAACTTCGCCGAACTCTCCCTGGCCAAGAAGATGGCCGGCTCCACCGATGAGGTCCTGGGCTTCCTGAATGACCTGGCTGAGCGCGCCCGGCCCCGCGCCGAGGATGAGCTGGCCGAGCTGCGCCGCTTTGCCGGCGAGGAGCTGGGTCTGACCGACCTCCAGGCCTGGGATATCCCCTATGCCTCGGAGAAGCTGCGCCAGGCCCGCTTCCAACTCTCGGACGAGGACCTTCGTCCCTATTTCCCGGCCGAGCGGGTGATGGCCGGGCTCTTTGAGGTGGTGCAGCGGCTCTACGGCCTGCATATTGAGGAGCGCCAGGGCGTGCCCGTCTGGCACGAGGACGTCCGCTACTACGAGATCCGCGACCGGGACGGCGATCTGCGCGGGGCCTTCTACACCGATCTCTATGCCCGCCCCCACAAGCGCGGCGGCGCTTGGATGGACGAGTGCCGGGCGCGGATGCGCCAGGGGGAGCGGGTGCAGGTGCCGGTGGCTTATCTCACCTGTAACTTCACGCCGGCGGTAGGCGACCAGCCGGCACTGCTCACCCACGGCGAGGTGACCACGCTGTTCCACGAGTTTGGCCACGGGCTGCACCACATGCTGACCCGGGTGGAGGCGCCGGCGGTGGCCGGGATCCGCGGGGTTGCCTGGGATGCGGTGGAGTTGCCCAGTCAGTTCATGGAGAACTGGTGCTGGGAGCGCGAGGCGCTGGATCTGTTCGCGGCGCACTATCAGACCGGGGCCCGGATCCCGGAGGATCTCTTCCGGCGTATGCGGGCGGCGCGCAATTTCCAGTCGGCCATGCAGATGGTGCGCCAGCTCGAGTTCTCGCTGTTCGATTTCCGCCTGCACGCGGGGTATGACCCGGAGCGGGGCGCGCGCATCTATCCGCTGTTGGAGGAGGTGCGCGAGCAGGTGGCGGTGGTCCGGCCGCCGGAGTGGAACCGCTTTGCCAACAGCTTCGGGCATATCTTTGCCGGCGGTTATGCGGCCGGCTATTATAGCTACAAGTGGGCGGAGGTGCTGTCGGCGGATGCCTATTCGCGGTTTGAGGAGGAGGGCATCTTCAACCAACAGGCCGGGCATGAGTTCATGACCCACATCCTGGAGAAGGGCGGCTCCGAGGACCCCATGGTGCTGTTCCGCAACTTCCGCGGGCGGGCGCCGCGGATCGACGCCCTGTTGCGGCATTCCGGGCTGGCGGCGTGA